The Streptomyces sp. NBC_00670 genome window below encodes:
- a CDS encoding MFS transporter has translation MNTVLVAGTQTVFSRLLDRVPAPTTLRLSALPWALCFVGLWAAPVSAPAVAMAVVGAATVCFTAAEMAHAPVMSALVGRLAPRAARGRYFALHQLSWSVATALAPTVFTWLLRLGAGWLWTALLAACLASTVLLRPPRGRTAEGDARAGVLPGDPVQVRER, from the coding sequence GTGAACACCGTGCTCGTCGCGGGCACGCAGACCGTGTTCTCCCGGCTCCTGGACCGGGTGCCCGCCCCGACCACCCTGCGGCTGTCCGCACTGCCCTGGGCGCTGTGCTTCGTCGGACTGTGGGCGGCGCCCGTGTCCGCGCCGGCCGTCGCCATGGCCGTCGTCGGCGCGGCGACCGTCTGCTTCACCGCGGCGGAGATGGCGCACGCGCCGGTCATGAGCGCCCTCGTCGGCCGGCTCGCGCCGCGGGCCGCGCGCGGCCGCTACTTCGCGCTCCACCAGCTCTCGTGGAGCGTCGCCACCGCCCTGGCCCCCACCGTCTTCACCTGGCTCCTGCGGCTCGGGGCCGGATGGCTCTGGACGGCCCTGCTGGCCGCGTGCCTGGCGAGCACCGTCCTCCTGCGGCCACCACGCGGCCGTACGGCCGAAGGGGACGCGCGGGCCGGCGTCCTGCCGGGCGATCCTGTCCAGGTAAGGGAACGGTAA